A single Gemmatimonadota bacterium DNA region contains:
- the hrpA gene encoding ATP-dependent RNA helicase HrpA, which translates to MASKNQQIKKRRSRRKRPSPMSAVWSLLPACMLKDGMEIARQLRQIQRQKRRDTGRLKNLKVQAERSAALRKDREENPLHLTYPEALPITARKDEIVRAIREHPVVIVAGETGSGKTTQLPKMCLEAGRGVAAKIACTQPRRVAALSVSRRIAEELNVAWGAEVGCKIRFKDETAPETRIKMVTDGMLLAEIQGDPYLYEYDTVIIDEAHERSLNIDFLLGYLRLLQKRRPELRIVITSATIDTETFSKAFDNAPIIEVSGRMYPVDVQYLPIEDLAGESDVLTYIDAAVTAVDMVVDAGRGDILVFMPTEKDIHETRRRLEGRQFRFTEVLPLFGRLTAGDQQKVFHKQRYRRIVVATNIAETSITIPGIRYVIDTGLARVSRHNPRNQTHRLPVEEISQSSARQRAGRCGRVQNGVCIRLYDEKSFLGRPEYTQPEIQRSDLAEVILRMIALRLGDVETFPFIDPPRSQAIQGGFNVLRALDAIDDRKRLTPLGRDMARLPLAPTVSRMILQAQKERALREVLVIASAISIQDPRVRPLEQEKAADQEHKRFVDGESDFIALLNIWKAYHDTFEKLRTQSQMRKFCKQHFLSFNRMREWRDIYMQIRHTLREMGAFRMNRDDAGYDAIHRSVVSGLLGNVAQKKEGNMYRAARGRDAMLFPGSGLFQRREEGEDNKKSTPGWVVAAEVVETSRLYARTVARIQPSWLVELGGHLCRASYKEPFYSMRSGRVLATETLTLHGLQVGQKRVGYGRIDASAATEIFIREALVNDEVALPYEFVAQNRDLRARVETWQMQQRLMQFLDLDEAAYRFYAERLENVSSTHDLNRLVKRKGADFLLMSEKHLAGEQVDFDRDAFPNFLEVDGEEVPLSYAYRPGQDRDGVTLQLPYKLVHFVQPEVLDWLVPGLLEEKITHLLRGLPKSIRKRFVPVPDRAREIAAVLQPTHGAFLDSLSAHILGTYGIEISQSDWNVRDLPEHLQMRVEVRDEKEKAIVAARDLRVLREQLDAREEDVQSDAWMRAQKQVARRDVTGQTLGELPERVEVMQAGGMPVFGYVGLKREGGRVDVCLFKRADEAERETQVGWMRLCEREMRDEMRALKRSLGDLKQFEGGREALREGAYANLMAHLFTRDAAFPITRQRFESRVQQARLYLQHLAPQLIQAMESLFETHREIRLLRSGYSGMEADLARLMPPDFLRQTPYDQVLHLGRFLKAIVIRAERAMLDPLKDRQKADQVQPFQDAVDELMDSELTGAKRDAVQALRWMVEEFRVSVFAQELGTAQKVSPKRLYDKLEQVRGMV; encoded by the coding sequence ATGGCGAGTAAAAACCAACAAATAAAAAAACGCAGATCGCGCAGAAAGCGGCCGAGTCCAATGTCGGCTGTGTGGTCGCTGCTGCCCGCGTGTATGCTCAAAGATGGCATGGAGATTGCGCGGCAGTTGCGGCAAATACAGCGGCAAAAGCGACGCGATACGGGACGGTTGAAGAATCTGAAGGTGCAGGCGGAGCGGTCGGCGGCGTTGCGGAAAGACCGGGAGGAGAATCCGCTACACCTGACGTATCCAGAGGCGTTGCCGATTACAGCGCGAAAGGATGAGATTGTCAGGGCGATTCGAGAGCATCCGGTGGTGATCGTGGCGGGTGAGACGGGGTCGGGGAAGACGACGCAGTTGCCCAAGATGTGTTTGGAGGCTGGCCGCGGTGTGGCGGCAAAAATTGCGTGTACTCAACCCCGGCGCGTGGCGGCGCTGTCGGTCTCGCGGCGCATTGCAGAGGAGTTAAATGTCGCGTGGGGTGCCGAGGTGGGGTGCAAAATTCGGTTTAAGGATGAGACGGCGCCCGAGACGCGGATCAAGATGGTGACGGATGGGATGTTGCTCGCGGAGATTCAGGGCGATCCGTATTTGTATGAGTACGATACGGTTATTATTGATGAGGCGCACGAGCGCAGTTTGAATATCGATTTTTTACTGGGGTATTTGCGTCTGTTGCAAAAGCGCCGCCCCGAGTTGCGGATTGTGATTACATCGGCGACGATTGATACGGAGACGTTTTCAAAGGCGTTTGACAATGCGCCCATTATTGAGGTGTCCGGGCGGATGTATCCGGTGGATGTGCAATATTTGCCTATAGAAGATCTCGCCGGGGAAAGTGATGTCCTGACGTATATCGATGCGGCGGTGACCGCAGTGGATATGGTGGTTGATGCGGGACGTGGCGATATTCTGGTTTTTATGCCTACGGAGAAGGATATCCACGAGACGCGCAGGCGTTTGGAGGGGCGACAGTTTCGCTTTACAGAGGTTTTGCCGCTGTTTGGGCGGTTGACAGCGGGCGATCAGCAGAAGGTGTTTCACAAGCAGAGGTATCGGCGCATTGTGGTGGCGACGAATATTGCGGAGACGTCGATTACGATTCCAGGTATTCGGTATGTGATCGATACGGGTCTGGCGCGAGTCAGCCGGCACAATCCGCGCAATCAGACGCATCGGCTGCCGGTGGAGGAGATTTCTCAAAGCAGTGCCAGGCAGCGAGCAGGGCGGTGTGGGCGCGTGCAAAATGGGGTGTGTATTCGCCTGTACGATGAGAAGAGTTTTCTCGGGCGGCCAGAGTACACGCAGCCCGAAATTCAGCGGTCGGATTTGGCTGAGGTCATTTTGCGGATGATTGCGCTGCGGCTGGGCGATGTCGAGACGTTTCCATTTATTGATCCCCCCCGTTCTCAGGCGATTCAGGGGGGATTTAATGTGTTGAGGGCACTGGACGCGATTGATGATCGCAAGCGTTTGACGCCGCTGGGACGCGATATGGCGCGTTTGCCGCTTGCGCCGACGGTATCGCGGATGATTTTGCAAGCGCAAAAAGAACGCGCTTTGCGCGAGGTGCTGGTTATTGCGTCGGCAATCAGCATTCAGGACCCGCGCGTGCGGCCGCTCGAGCAAGAGAAGGCCGCAGACCAGGAGCACAAGCGGTTTGTAGATGGAGAGTCGGATTTTATCGCGTTGCTGAATATCTGGAAGGCGTATCACGATACGTTTGAGAAATTGAGAACGCAGAGCCAGATGCGAAAATTTTGTAAGCAGCATTTTTTGTCTTTTAATCGCATGCGCGAATGGCGCGATATTTACATGCAGATTCGACACACGCTGCGCGAGATGGGCGCTTTTCGGATGAACCGGGACGATGCGGGATACGATGCGATTCACCGGTCGGTGGTGAGTGGGTTGTTGGGCAATGTGGCGCAAAAGAAGGAAGGCAATATGTATCGCGCAGCGCGCGGGCGCGATGCGATGTTGTTTCCCGGGTCTGGGCTGTTTCAACGGCGAGAGGAAGGGGAGGATAATAAAAAGAGTACGCCCGGTTGGGTTGTGGCTGCGGAGGTGGTGGAGACGTCGCGTTTGTATGCGCGCACTGTGGCTCGCATACAGCCGTCGTGGCTGGTGGAGTTGGGCGGACATTTGTGCCGGGCATCGTATAAGGAGCCGTTTTACAGTATGCGGTCGGGGCGGGTGCTGGCGACCGAGACTTTGACGCTGCACGGTTTGCAGGTGGGGCAAAAGCGCGTGGGGTATGGACGCATAGATGCCAGTGCTGCGACGGAGATTTTTATCCGCGAGGCTCTGGTGAATGATGAGGTGGCGTTGCCCTATGAGTTTGTAGCTCAGAATCGGGATTTGCGCGCGCGCGTGGAAACATGGCAGATGCAACAGCGGTTGATGCAATTTCTGGATCTGGACGAGGCTGCATATCGGTTTTATGCCGAGCGATTGGAGAATGTGTCTTCTACGCACGATTTGAATCGCCTGGTTAAGAGAAAGGGCGCGGATTTTTTGCTGATGTCCGAAAAGCATCTGGCGGGCGAGCAGGTGGATTTTGATCGGGATGCGTTTCCCAATTTTTTGGAGGTGGATGGCGAAGAGGTGCCGCTTTCTTATGCGTATCGGCCCGGGCAGGATCGAGATGGCGTGACGTTGCAATTGCCGTACAAGCTGGTGCATTTTGTACAGCCTGAGGTGCTGGACTGGCTGGTGCCGGGGTTGTTGGAAGAGAAGATTACGCATTTGTTGCGCGGGCTTCCAAAAAGTATTCGCAAGCGGTTTGTTCCCGTGCCGGACAGGGCGCGAGAGATTGCCGCGGTTTTGCAGCCAACTCACGGCGCGTTTTTGGATTCGCTGTCTGCTCATATTCTGGGTACATACGGTATTGAGATTTCTCAAAGCGATTGGAATGTGCGCGATTTGCCCGAACATTTGCAGATGCGCGTGGAAGTTCGAGACGAGAAAGAGAAGGCGATTGTGGCGGCGCGGGATTTGCGCGTGTTGCGCGAGCAGTTAGATGCGCGCGAAGAAGATGTGCAGTCCGATGCGTGGATGCGGGCGCAGAAGCAGGTGGCGCGCCGAGATGTGACGGGGCAGACGCTGGGTGAATTACCCGAGCGCGTAGAGGTGATGCAAGCCGGTGGGATGCCGGTGTTTGGCTATGTGGGGTTGAAGCGCGAGGGAGGTCGCGTGGATGTGTGTTTGTTTAAGCGCGCGGATGAGGCGGAACGCGAGACCCAGGTGGGTTGGATGCGGTTGTGCGAGCGCGAAATGCGGGATGAGATGCGGGCGTTGAAGCGGTCTTTGGGCGATTTGAAGCAGTTTGAGGGCGGGCGCGAGGCTTTGCGCGAGGGTGCGTACGCAAATTTAATGGCGCATCTGTTCACGCGAGACGCGGCGTTTCCCATAACGCGCCAGCGCTTTGAATCGCGCGTTCAACAGGCGCGGTTGTATTTGCAGCATCTGGCACCGCAATTGATTCAGGCGATGGAATCGCTGTTTGAGACGCACCGGGAAATTCGCCTGTTGCGCAGTGGATATTCCGGGATGGAGGCCGATCTCGCGCGTTTGATGCCGCCGGATTTTTTGCGACAAACGCCTTATGATCAGGTGTTGCATTTGGGTCGGTTTTTGAAGGCGATTGTGATACGGGCCGAACGCGCGATGCTCGATCCGCTGAAGGACCGACAAAAGGCCGATCAGGTTCAGCCGTTTCAAGACGCGGTGGATGAGTTGATGGATTCGGAATTGACGGGTGCGAAGCGCGATGCAGTGCAGGCGCTGCGGTGGATGGTCGAGGAGTTTCGGGTGTCGGTTTTTGCACAGGAACTCGGTACGGCGCAAAAGGTGTCGCCAAAGCGATTGTACGATAAATTGGAGCAGGTGAGAGGGATGGTGTAG